A region of Streptomyces sp. NBC_01267 DNA encodes the following proteins:
- a CDS encoding sensor histidine kinase: MIWIGIWLAFMSPPLNKLLDGGYSTVGEVFGWTGLVVFVLAYLVLVFRHTARRLTTPVVRGTLVFLGALAVALSLTLGPTWLVLFVYVAVSCGAVLPARQAGWSIIGSTAVMCLLALRGDQPVEAVGGLLVPALLGGFAMTGVGQLIRTTVQLKEARATVAQLAANEERLRMSRDLHDLLGHSLSLIALKSELAGRMLPDQPGRAAAQIEDIQQVSRQALKDVREAVTGYRRPTLPGELAGARTALAAAGVVADVPADCPTDGLDEDQEAALAWALREGVTNVVRHSGARNCTVTVQVRQNLDGRHYELTVRDDGDNSGGSAAPKGNGLTGMTERLEMVGGTLDTRSGKGFTLTARVPLGSGT, translated from the coding sequence ATGATCTGGATCGGCATCTGGCTGGCCTTCATGAGCCCGCCCCTGAACAAGCTCCTCGACGGCGGCTACTCCACCGTCGGGGAGGTGTTCGGCTGGACGGGACTCGTGGTCTTCGTCCTCGCGTACCTGGTGCTGGTCTTCCGGCACACCGCGCGGCGGCTCACCACGCCCGTGGTCCGCGGCACGCTGGTCTTCCTCGGGGCGCTCGCCGTGGCGCTCTCGCTGACGCTCGGTCCGACCTGGCTCGTGCTCTTCGTGTACGTGGCGGTGAGCTGCGGGGCGGTCCTGCCGGCCCGGCAGGCCGGCTGGTCGATCATCGGATCCACCGCCGTGATGTGCCTCCTCGCCCTCCGCGGCGACCAGCCCGTGGAGGCGGTCGGCGGACTCCTCGTCCCGGCGCTGCTCGGCGGGTTCGCGATGACCGGGGTGGGGCAGCTGATCCGTACGACGGTCCAGTTGAAGGAGGCCCGCGCCACGGTCGCCCAGCTCGCCGCCAACGAGGAACGGCTGCGGATGTCCCGCGACCTGCACGACCTCCTCGGCCACTCCCTGTCGCTGATCGCCCTCAAGTCCGAACTGGCGGGCCGGATGCTCCCCGACCAGCCCGGCCGGGCAGCCGCCCAGATCGAGGACATCCAGCAGGTCAGCAGGCAGGCCCTGAAGGACGTACGGGAAGCGGTCACCGGCTACCGGCGGCCCACCCTGCCCGGCGAACTGGCCGGGGCGCGCACGGCGCTGGCCGCCGCGGGCGTGGTGGCGGACGTACCGGCCGACTGCCCGACCGACGGGCTGGACGAGGACCAGGAGGCCGCTCTGGCCTGGGCGTTGCGCGAAGGGGTCACCAACGTCGTACGCCACAGCGGCGCCCGGAACTGCACCGTCACGGTCCAGGTCCGGCAGAACCTCGACGGGCGTCACTACGAACTCACCGTGCGGGACGACGGCGACAACTCCGGTGGGAGCGCCGCCCCGAAGGGCAACGGCCTGACCGGGATGACCGAGCGGCTCGAAATGGTCGGCGGCACCCTCGACACACGATCCGGGAAGGGCTTCACCCTCACCGCCCGGGTCCCCCTAGGATCCGGTACATGA
- a CDS encoding DUF2000 domain-containing protein: protein MRTENLTADVPAAPPVRFDTKIAVLLREDLETWQRLNVTAFLVSGLGPAAPEVIGEPYADADGTGYLPMFRQPVLVFEGTKENLTAAHTRVLSRALPRAVFTRDLFGTGNDRDNRAAVAAVPRDELDLVGLAVYGPRNAVDKVLKGARMHP, encoded by the coding sequence CCCGCCCGTCCGCTTCGACACCAAGATCGCCGTCCTGCTGCGCGAGGACCTGGAGACCTGGCAGCGGCTGAACGTGACGGCCTTCCTGGTCAGCGGGCTCGGCCCGGCGGCCCCCGAGGTGATCGGCGAACCGTACGCGGACGCCGACGGCACCGGCTATCTGCCGATGTTCCGGCAGCCGGTCCTGGTCTTCGAGGGCACGAAGGAGAACCTGACGGCCGCGCACACGCGGGTGCTGTCCCGCGCGCTGCCGAGGGCGGTCTTCACCCGCGACCTGTTCGGCACGGGCAACGACCGCGACAACCGCGCGGCGGTGGCGGCGGTACCGCGCGACGAGCTGGACCTGGTGGGGCTGGCCGTGTACGGGCCGCGGAACGCGGTGGACAAGGTCCTCAAGGGTGCGCGGATGCATCCCTGA
- a CDS encoding response regulator transcription factor has translation MIRLLLAEDQSMVREALAALLGLEPDFEVVAQVARGDEVLAAARTHTVDVALLDIEMPGMTGIDAAAELQRELPALKVVVLTTFGRPGYLRRAMESGAHAFLVKDAPAAQLAAAVRKVLAGERVIDPTLAAAALSDGANPLTERERAVLRAAADGSTNAELAAALHLSQGTVRNYLSTAIQKLTARNRAEAVRIAREKGWL, from the coding sequence ATGATCAGGCTCTTGCTCGCCGAGGACCAGTCGATGGTCCGGGAGGCCCTTGCCGCGCTGCTCGGCCTGGAGCCGGACTTCGAAGTCGTCGCCCAAGTGGCCCGTGGCGACGAGGTACTGGCCGCCGCCCGGACGCACACGGTCGATGTCGCCCTGCTCGACATCGAGATGCCGGGCATGACCGGCATCGACGCGGCGGCCGAGCTGCAGCGCGAACTGCCCGCACTCAAGGTCGTCGTCCTCACCACCTTCGGCCGCCCCGGCTATCTGCGCCGCGCCATGGAGTCGGGCGCCCACGCCTTCCTGGTCAAGGACGCCCCCGCCGCCCAACTGGCCGCCGCGGTACGGAAGGTGCTCGCCGGTGAACGGGTCATCGACCCGACGCTGGCCGCCGCGGCCCTCTCCGACGGAGCGAACCCGCTGACGGAGCGCGAACGCGCGGTGCTGCGCGCGGCGGCCGACGGCTCGACCAACGCGGAACTGGCCGCGGCGCTGCACCTGTCGCAGGGCACCGTCCGCAACTACCTCTCGACGGCGATCCAGAAGCTGACGGCCCGCAACCGGGCCGAGGCGGTGCGGATCGCCCGCGAGAAGGGCTGGCTGTAG